The proteins below come from a single Acaryochloris sp. CCMEE 5410 genomic window:
- a CDS encoding AtzE family amidohydrolase gives MSLTAAQIAHQVKTGERSATSIVEAALTHISSREDHNCFTTVLEASALANAETLDRKLAAGETVGPLAGVPFAVKNLFDIAGTVTLAGSKINQSQPPASHDATAVARLKAAGAILVGALNMDEYAYGFVTINHHYGVTPNPHDPTRMSGGSSGGSAAAVAAGLVPLTLGSDTNGSIRVPASLCGVYGFKPTYGRLSRAGAYLFSSSLDHIGPFARSVEDIALAFEVLQGSDPRDPICTDRPPVAPDLSGDMTRIRVAMATGRSKTIATEHFTRGMTPTVAQALDQVSSALQVTQTVTLPESARARAAAYLITASEGSQLHLPRLQTRLQDFDPATRDRFVAGAMMPNSWYLQAQRFRRWYRDQVREIFKTVDLIIAPTTPCAAPFIEQTTMELDGQTVPIRPHLGYYTQPLSFIGLPVLSVPIFLPGELPVGIQLIARPYDENTIFKAAVALEAQGITEAKPAT, from the coding sequence ATGAGTTTGACGGCAGCTCAAATTGCTCACCAGGTTAAAACCGGAGAGCGTTCAGCCACATCCATCGTTGAAGCAGCATTGACGCATATCTCTAGTCGAGAGGATCACAACTGCTTTACGACAGTTCTAGAGGCTTCTGCCTTAGCCAATGCCGAAACCCTGGATCGCAAACTGGCTGCGGGAGAAACGGTCGGTCCTCTAGCTGGCGTTCCGTTTGCGGTCAAAAACCTGTTTGATATTGCTGGAACGGTCACCTTAGCTGGCTCCAAAATTAATCAAAGCCAGCCCCCCGCCAGCCACGATGCAACTGCGGTGGCCCGCCTCAAAGCTGCAGGCGCAATTTTGGTGGGAGCGCTGAATATGGATGAATATGCCTATGGCTTTGTCACCATCAATCATCACTATGGCGTTACCCCCAATCCCCATGATCCGACTCGAATGTCCGGTGGCTCCTCGGGTGGATCAGCGGCGGCAGTGGCGGCTGGCCTCGTACCCCTGACTTTAGGCTCAGATACCAATGGATCGATTCGGGTACCCGCTTCGCTTTGTGGTGTCTATGGTTTTAAGCCCACCTATGGTCGTCTCTCTCGGGCAGGTGCCTACCTGTTTTCGAGCAGCTTGGATCATATTGGCCCCTTTGCCCGCTCGGTGGAAGATATTGCTCTAGCCTTTGAGGTGTTGCAAGGGTCTGACCCTCGCGACCCCATTTGTACGGACCGTCCGCCTGTTGCCCCGGATTTATCTGGGGATATGACGCGGATACGGGTTGCGATGGCCACAGGCCGGTCGAAGACCATCGCAACTGAGCATTTCACCCGAGGCATGACCCCCACTGTAGCCCAGGCCCTAGACCAAGTATCCTCTGCCTTACAGGTCACCCAAACCGTGACCTTACCTGAATCGGCTCGGGCGAGAGCTGCCGCCTACCTAATTACCGCCAGTGAAGGCAGCCAGCTCCATTTACCGCGACTACAAACGCGTCTACAGGATTTTGACCCGGCTACCCGAGATCGCTTTGTGGCGGGAGCGATGATGCCGAATAGCTGGTACCTTCAAGCCCAGCGCTTTCGCCGTTGGTATCGCGATCAGGTCCGCGAAATTTTCAAGACCGTCGATCTGATAATTGCTCCCACTACCCCTTGTGCGGCCCCATTCATTGAGCAGACGACGATGGAGCTAGATGGACAAACGGTGCCCATTCGTCCCCATCTGGGTTATTACACCCAGCCCCTCTCTTTTATTGGTTTACCCGTGCTATCAGTGCCCATCTTCCTGCCGGGAGAACTGCCCGTTGGCATCCAGCTAATCGCTCGCCCCTATGATGAGAACACGATTTTTAAAGCGGCTGTGGCCCTTGAAGCACAAGGAATTACAGAAGCCAAACCCGCCACTTAA
- a CDS encoding DUF4089 domain-containing protein: MSKSPASPSNDSGAFASAYVTEMAKLLGLSIPPDQLPGVVESFEQIHRIAQPVLDFPLPDTLEAAPQFEP; encoded by the coding sequence ATGTCAAAGTCTCCAGCTTCACCATCTAATGATTCGGGTGCTTTTGCCTCAGCGTATGTGACTGAGATGGCTAAGCTACTCGGACTATCGATTCCCCCAGATCAACTCCCAGGCGTAGTCGAGAGCTTTGAGCAAATCCACAGAATTGCCCAGCCCGTTTTAGACTTTCCTTTGCCGGATACCTTAGAGGCTGCGCCTCAGTTTGAACCATGA
- a CDS encoding UbiD family decarboxylase: MARDLRKFIQRLEERGQLKRIQALVDPKLEIAEISDRMLQQGGPGLLFENVKGSDYPVAVNLLGTVERTCWAMNMESQSELEDLGKKLAMLQQPKPPKKLNQFIDFGKVLFDVVKAKPQRDLLPPCHQVVLKDEQVDLNKIPMIQPYIGDGGKVVTFGLVITKDCETGTPNVGVYRLQLQSKNTMTVQWLSVRGGARHLRKAAEQGKKLEIAIAIGIDPLIIMAAATPIPVDLSEWLFAGLYGGSGVHLAKCKTVDLEVPAQSEFVLEGTITPGETGVDGPFGDHMGYYGGINEAAPLIRFHCMTHRKDPIYLTTFSGRPPKEEAMMAIALNRIYTPILRQQVSEIVDFFLPMEALSYKAAVISIDKAYPGQARRAALAFWSALPQFTYTKFVIVVDKDVNIRDPRQVVWAVSSKVDPVRDVFILPETPFDTLDFASTKIGLGGRMGIDATTKIPPETDHPWGEPLKADPDVAAMVDRRWAEYGLADLNLGEVDPNLFGYEMP, from the coding sequence ATGGCTAGAGACCTGAGAAAATTTATCCAACGCCTCGAAGAGCGAGGCCAACTCAAACGCATCCAAGCCTTGGTGGATCCCAAACTTGAAATTGCTGAAATTTCGGATCGGATGTTGCAGCAGGGTGGGCCAGGGCTGCTGTTTGAAAACGTTAAAGGCTCTGACTATCCTGTGGCGGTGAACCTGTTGGGCACCGTGGAGCGCACTTGCTGGGCGATGAATATGGAATCCCAATCCGAGTTGGAGGATCTGGGTAAAAAGTTGGCAATGCTGCAGCAGCCCAAGCCGCCTAAGAAACTGAACCAATTTATCGACTTTGGCAAAGTCCTGTTTGACGTAGTTAAGGCCAAACCCCAGCGGGATTTGCTGCCCCCTTGCCATCAGGTGGTGCTCAAGGATGAGCAGGTGGATTTGAATAAAATCCCGATGATTCAGCCCTATATCGGGGATGGCGGCAAGGTGGTCACCTTTGGCCTGGTGATTACCAAGGACTGTGAAACGGGGACGCCCAATGTCGGGGTGTATCGCCTACAGTTACAGTCAAAGAACACCATGACGGTGCAGTGGCTATCGGTGCGGGGCGGAGCACGGCATTTACGCAAGGCGGCAGAGCAAGGGAAAAAACTGGAGATTGCGATCGCAATCGGTATCGACCCCCTGATCATCATGGCCGCAGCCACCCCCATCCCAGTGGATCTTTCAGAATGGCTGTTTGCTGGACTCTATGGTGGCAGTGGAGTGCACTTAGCCAAGTGCAAGACCGTCGATTTAGAAGTGCCTGCCCAAAGTGAGTTTGTTCTAGAAGGCACAATTACCCCCGGAGAAACAGGGGTAGATGGTCCCTTTGGCGATCATATGGGCTACTACGGTGGCATCAATGAGGCAGCGCCACTGATTCGGTTTCACTGCATGACCCACCGCAAAGACCCAATTTATCTGACCACTTTTAGCGGTCGTCCTCCCAAAGAAGAGGCGATGATGGCCATTGCCCTGAATCGGATTTACACACCGATTTTGCGACAGCAGGTCTCAGAAATTGTAGACTTCTTTTTACCCATGGAGGCTCTGAGCTATAAAGCAGCGGTGATCTCGATTGATAAAGCCTATCCAGGTCAGGCCCGTCGGGCAGCTTTGGCCTTTTGGAGTGCTCTACCGCAATTTACCTATACCAAATTTGTGATTGTGGTGGATAAGGATGTCAATATCCGCGATCCGCGCCAGGTGGTGTGGGCGGTGTCTTCTAAGGTGGATCCGGTGCGGGATGTGTTTATCTTGCCGGAAACCCCCTTTGATACCCTCGATTTTGCCAGCACCAAGATTGGTTTAGGGGGGCGCATGGGCATTGATGCCACCACAAAGATTCCCCCAGAAACTGATCATCCTTGGGGAGAACCGTTGAAAGCTGATCCAGATGTGGCAGCTATGGTGGATCGCCGTTGGGCTGAATATGGTCTAGCAGATCTGAATCTGGGTGAGGTAGACCCGAATTTATTTGGTTATGAGATGCCCTAG
- a CDS encoding substrate-binding domain-containing protein — MVKSQRSLYISLAIIAAALGLTFYPLGGDQVHTLVVVSGSELEPPLKKLIETFHQQQPQIRIDLKVQGSLDMVNRFIDDRNDFQPTVLIPANQDTLKRLEQRWTASGPAFYGDPTPVAKTRLVAITWPERGKALFPDGKFSWNRLETAMNAQQWGSFGGSANWGSFDFVMTDPTRSNSGQMTLSLWLSHKLQTSSLQAADLNSPTAQSAVSTLKRAIYQPARSSDILMQEFVVRGANDADIITNYESVALNRWQESKVSQGQPYQIYEINPTVENKPTAAIVRRQVDEPTAKKAQDFIDYLSQPDQQKVLIEYGFRPIHPDVKLEDNATALWQQNTGIELKPKAQVMDSPSVDVLREVGRLWERSQP; from the coding sequence ATGGTGAAGTCTCAGCGATCCCTGTATATTTCTCTGGCCATTATCGCGGCAGCCTTGGGATTGACCTTTTATCCACTAGGGGGTGATCAGGTCCACACCCTAGTGGTGGTCAGTGGCTCTGAGTTAGAACCCCCCTTAAAAAAGTTGATTGAGACCTTTCATCAACAGCAGCCCCAAATTCGCATTGACCTCAAAGTGCAGGGGTCCTTGGATATGGTGAATCGCTTTATTGACGACCGTAATGATTTTCAACCCACGGTATTAATTCCCGCTAATCAGGACACCCTTAAACGCCTAGAGCAGCGATGGACGGCTTCAGGGCCTGCCTTTTATGGTGACCCGACCCCGGTGGCGAAAACTCGCCTCGTTGCCATTACTTGGCCGGAGCGCGGCAAGGCTCTATTCCCTGACGGCAAATTTAGTTGGAATCGACTCGAAACGGCAATGAATGCCCAGCAGTGGGGTTCGTTCGGTGGCTCTGCTAACTGGGGCAGTTTTGACTTTGTGATGACGGATCCCACCCGCTCGAATAGCGGGCAAATGACCTTGAGTCTCTGGCTGTCCCATAAGCTGCAAACGTCTTCCTTGCAGGCAGCTGACTTGAATAGTCCGACCGCCCAATCGGCGGTGTCTACTCTGAAGCGTGCGATCTACCAGCCCGCCCGTTCTAGCGATATTCTGATGCAGGAGTTTGTAGTCCGAGGAGCAAATGATGCCGACATCATCACCAATTACGAAAGTGTGGCCCTGAATCGCTGGCAGGAGTCCAAGGTGTCTCAAGGCCAACCCTATCAAATTTATGAAATCAACCCGACGGTGGAGAATAAACCCACAGCAGCAATTGTTCGCCGCCAAGTAGATGAGCCAACGGCCAAAAAAGCCCAAGACTTTATTGACTATCTGTCACAACCGGATCAGCAAAAGGTGCTGATTGAATATGGCTTTCGACCCATTCATCCTGATGTAAAACTTGAAGATAATGCTACCGCGCTGTGGCAGCAAAACACGGGAATAGAGTTAAAGCCGAAAGCTCAGGTTATGGACTCGCCTTCTGTAGATGTCTTGAGAGAGGTGGGGCGATTGTGGGAGCGATCGCAGCCATAA
- a CDS encoding VWA domain-containing protein — translation MAKQTTRKILLRCQAAVLVLLSAACSGGGPTGNSSSSPGMEVTFLVGSAMGDFCQQSMERFNQTGPKLKDGSSFSVKCVAKGSGDIVSELLTQANALKNGSVSAEDPSWPTLVSLDGDIYVDQLAYQFSQLFPGQNYLPTVADAPLLANSPMVFMVREDLAQSLRKTKDPFQALLTAKSHKDLDAGSQPLPLRYVHTAPTRSNSGLQTLVAQFASVSGKRPEQLTVADVGTHQGKVGEIQQKITRYGTSTTSLAKAMVANGPFWASVGSVYESSVIAANAQVPAGQPRYQAVYPGITYTSNMRGILATGPWVSSAEKEAAEQIIQYLRQPETQQIATTLGLRPGTPGVALGNKFTQNWGVEAQPKYDSFRVPKPEVVEAMLQSWQTAAKKPSQVVIVVDSSGSMTGTKLAAVQSTLQTYLKGLGPKEKVSLIDFDSVVRKPVSVDGSPAGQSKGLEFVVALKADGNTKLYDSILAAQTWLTQNLRPNAINAVIVLTDGEDSGSSRRLPQLLSALKKSGFEGEQRIAIFTVGYGNAGDFAPDVLKQIAEANGGYYRQGDPASIAKLMADLQVEF, via the coding sequence ATGGCGAAACAAACGACCCGTAAAATCCTACTGCGCTGTCAGGCGGCAGTGTTGGTCTTGCTGAGTGCTGCATGTAGTGGGGGTGGACCCACTGGTAACTCTTCGAGCAGTCCAGGCATGGAGGTCACCTTTTTGGTGGGGAGTGCCATGGGCGACTTTTGCCAACAAAGTATGGAGCGTTTCAATCAAACGGGACCTAAGCTGAAGGACGGCAGCTCCTTTTCAGTGAAGTGTGTGGCCAAAGGCAGTGGAGATATTGTTTCCGAGTTGTTGACCCAGGCGAACGCCCTGAAAAATGGCAGTGTTTCGGCGGAAGATCCGAGTTGGCCGACCTTGGTTTCTTTGGATGGCGACATTTACGTTGACCAGTTAGCCTATCAATTTAGTCAATTGTTCCCAGGACAAAATTATTTGCCGACGGTGGCGGATGCCCCTCTGCTGGCCAATAGTCCGATGGTGTTTATGGTCCGGGAGGATTTAGCCCAAAGTCTTCGTAAGACTAAAGATCCATTTCAAGCGTTGCTCACGGCCAAAAGCCATAAAGACTTAGATGCGGGTAGCCAGCCGTTGCCCCTGCGATATGTACATACAGCTCCCACTCGTTCTAATTCGGGACTCCAAACCCTAGTCGCTCAGTTTGCGTCAGTCTCAGGCAAACGACCGGAGCAGCTGACGGTCGCTGATGTAGGAACTCACCAAGGTAAAGTCGGCGAAATTCAGCAGAAAATTACCCGCTATGGGACCTCAACAACCTCCCTCGCTAAGGCGATGGTGGCTAACGGACCTTTTTGGGCATCCGTGGGGTCGGTGTATGAGTCTTCAGTGATTGCGGCCAATGCCCAAGTTCCCGCAGGGCAGCCTCGCTATCAAGCCGTTTACCCTGGGATTACCTATACCTCGAATATGCGGGGCATTCTCGCGACTGGACCCTGGGTCAGTTCAGCTGAAAAAGAAGCAGCGGAGCAAATTATTCAATATCTCCGTCAGCCAGAGACCCAACAGATTGCGACGACGCTGGGATTACGACCCGGAACGCCTGGAGTCGCTCTAGGGAACAAGTTTACTCAAAACTGGGGGGTAGAAGCCCAGCCCAAGTATGATTCCTTCCGGGTTCCCAAACCGGAAGTGGTGGAAGCGATGCTGCAATCCTGGCAAACGGCAGCCAAGAAACCTTCACAGGTCGTGATTGTGGTAGATTCATCGGGATCTATGACGGGGACTAAGCTGGCCGCTGTGCAGTCTACGCTCCAGACTTACTTGAAAGGTCTAGGCCCTAAAGAGAAAGTCTCGCTGATTGATTTTGACTCTGTGGTTCGCAAGCCGGTATCCGTGGATGGTTCACCGGCAGGACAGTCCAAAGGTTTAGAGTTTGTCGTGGCCTTAAAGGCGGATGGAAATACAAAGTTATACGATTCCATTCTGGCGGCGCAGACTTGGCTCACCCAAAATTTGCGACCCAATGCCATTAATGCGGTAATCGTGCTGACCGATGGTGAAGATTCAGGGTCCAGCCGACGCTTGCCTCAATTGTTATCGGCTCTGAAAAAGAGTGGTTTTGAAGGGGAACAGCGGATTGCGATTTTTACCGTTGGGTATGGCAATGCTGGGGATTTCGCACCGGATGTACTGAAGCAGATTGCTGAAGCCAATGGCGGGTATTATCGTCAAGGAGATCCAGCCTCCATCGCCAAGTTGATGGCAGACTTACAAGTGGAGTTCTAG
- a CDS encoding DUF2330 domain-containing protein, with amino-acid sequence MKMKRFLSACLVAVLMWTSLSPDALAFCGFYVAKADTALYNEASQVAIAKDGSRTVLTMANDFKGEVKDFAMVVPVPVLLQEDQVHVGDPTILKRLDDFSAPRLVEYFDENPCQVFRKSLDRELSAVPSSAPLQESRTEADLGVTVEAQFTVGEYDIVILSAKESNGLQTWLNHNGYKIPRGARSLLKPYIRQNMKFFVAKVNLEEFEKSEFQKLRPLQMAFDSPKFMLPIRLGMINANAEQDLIVYLLSPKGQAELVNYRTANIPTDAEIPEFVKDEFGEFYTAMFETAHVKAGKRVAFREYAWDMSNCDPCSATPLNPEELRKAGVFWLPERPQGDFVVPPRSTGVFITRLHVRYSRDKFPEDLVFQETSNRQLFQGRYVMRHPYKQEADCPAGRRYKRSLPVRFEKEAQTLAKLTGWTIQDIRQKMDFQTPKPEPWWKRLWK; translated from the coding sequence ATGAAAATGAAACGTTTCCTTAGTGCTTGTCTGGTGGCTGTGTTGATGTGGACTAGCCTGTCGCCCGATGCTTTGGCCTTTTGTGGGTTTTATGTCGCTAAAGCCGATACGGCTTTGTATAACGAGGCGTCTCAAGTTGCGATCGCAAAAGATGGCAGCCGCACCGTTCTTACCATGGCCAATGACTTCAAAGGAGAAGTGAAAGACTTCGCCATGGTGGTACCCGTCCCAGTTCTCCTGCAGGAAGACCAAGTGCATGTGGGTGATCCCACGATTCTGAAACGGCTTGATGATTTTTCTGCCCCCCGATTAGTGGAATATTTTGACGAAAATCCCTGCCAAGTTTTTCGTAAGTCTCTCGACAGGGAGTTGTCGGCTGTCCCCAGTTCGGCTCCGCTGCAAGAGTCTCGAACTGAGGCCGATTTAGGCGTCACCGTCGAGGCCCAGTTCACTGTTGGGGAGTATGACATTGTCATTCTCAGTGCCAAGGAATCCAATGGTCTTCAGACCTGGCTCAACCACAATGGTTACAAAATTCCCCGTGGGGCGCGATCCCTACTTAAACCCTATATTCGCCAGAATATGAAATTCTTCGTTGCCAAGGTCAACCTAGAAGAATTTGAGAAATCTGAATTTCAGAAACTACGGCCTTTGCAGATGGCCTTTGATTCTCCCAAGTTTATGTTACCGATCCGACTAGGCATGATTAATGCCAATGCCGAGCAAGACTTGATTGTGTATTTGCTTTCTCCTAAGGGACAGGCGGAACTCGTCAACTATCGCACTGCCAATATCCCCACGGATGCCGAGATCCCCGAATTTGTGAAGGATGAGTTTGGTGAGTTCTATACCGCCATGTTTGAGACGGCTCATGTTAAAGCAGGTAAGCGGGTCGCCTTCCGAGAATATGCTTGGGATATGAGCAATTGTGATCCCTGTTCGGCAACGCCACTGAACCCAGAAGAATTGCGTAAAGCAGGTGTGTTCTGGCTACCAGAGCGGCCTCAAGGAGATTTTGTGGTCCCGCCTCGTTCAACGGGCGTATTTATCACCCGTCTTCATGTTCGCTATAGTCGCGATAAATTTCCTGAAGATTTGGTATTCCAAGAAACTAGCAACCGTCAGTTGTTCCAAGGACGCTATGTGATGCGCCATCCTTACAAACAAGAGGCGGATTGTCCTGCTGGTCGCCGCTACAAGCGATCCCTCCCCGTTCGATTTGAAAAAGAAGCCCAGACCCTGGCTAAGTTGACGGGGTGGACTATTCAGGATATTCGCCAGAAGATGGACTTTCAAACCCCCAAACCTGAGCCTTGGTGGAAACGGTTATGGAAATAA
- the topA gene encoding type I DNA topoisomerase — translation MSTLVIVESPTKAKTIRNYLPSGYRVEASMGHVRDLPRTASEIPAAVKGEKWSSLGVNVQSDFEPLYVVPKDKKKIVKELKEALKNSDELVLATDEDREGESISWHLLQLLKPKVPTKRMVFHEITDEAIKAALTNCREVDQRLVRAQETRRILDRLVGYTLSPLLWKKIAPSLSAGRVQSVAVRLLVKRERERRAFRQGSYWDLKAALSKDKSAFESRLVTLAGKRLATGNDFDENTGQIIAGRDVVLLNEAETLALQARLTDKTWSVAGVDERPSTRKPAPPFITSTLQQEANRKLRLSARETMRVAQSLYEKGFITYMRTDSVNLSQQAIAAARSCVEDLYGKNYLSPEPRQYKTKSKGAQEAHEAIRPAGQTFRTPKETGLQGAESKLYDLIWKRTVATQMAEARQTHITVHLEVEDAGFRSTGKRIDFPGFSRAYVEGSDDPDAALDDQEVLLPSLKQGDTPECTELSPIGHETQPPARFTEASLVKTLEKEGIGRPSTYASVIGTIIDRGYAQRQANALVPTFTAFAVTALLEQHFPDLVDLSFTARMERRLDGISTGEVEWLPYLSDFYLGDEGLETLVKTRQDQIDPGEARTIDLDNLEAKVRIGRFGPYIETEHEEKPVKASLPKDMTPADLTPEQIEQLLKQKLEGPEKLGFHPEKGEPIYILLGAYGPYVQLGDVTEENKKPKRASLPKGVPMESVTLDMAVELLSLPRLLGQHPDTGCKVQVGLGRFGPYVVHDQGKEGKDYRSLKKEDNLFTISFERALELLAMPKGTRGRRGTKKALKELGNHPEDETPVNVYDGPYGPYIKHNKTNVSLPEGKKVEDVTLEMALPLLAEKASTKGKKKTSRAKSTTKKKTTKKTTAKKTTTKKTAAKKTTAKKTTKS, via the coding sequence ATGTCCACACTGGTTATTGTTGAATCTCCGACGAAGGCGAAAACAATCCGCAATTATCTGCCTTCGGGATACCGGGTTGAAGCATCGATGGGGCATGTTCGAGATTTACCCCGGACTGCATCGGAAATTCCCGCAGCGGTTAAAGGGGAGAAATGGTCCAGCTTAGGGGTCAATGTCCAGTCCGATTTTGAACCTTTATATGTTGTCCCCAAAGATAAGAAAAAAATTGTCAAAGAGCTGAAAGAAGCCCTCAAAAACTCCGATGAGTTAGTGCTAGCCACTGACGAAGACCGAGAAGGAGAAAGTATTAGCTGGCATCTGCTGCAGCTTCTGAAGCCTAAGGTGCCGACGAAGCGGATGGTCTTTCATGAGATCACCGATGAAGCAATTAAAGCTGCCTTAACCAATTGCCGTGAGGTGGATCAGCGGTTGGTTCGCGCCCAAGAGACCCGCCGTATTTTAGACCGCTTGGTGGGATATACCCTATCTCCCCTGCTGTGGAAAAAGATTGCCCCTAGCTTGTCTGCGGGCCGGGTACAGTCTGTAGCAGTGCGGCTGCTCGTTAAGCGGGAGCGAGAGCGACGTGCCTTCCGTCAAGGCAGCTATTGGGACTTAAAAGCAGCCCTTAGCAAAGACAAATCGGCATTTGAGTCCCGTTTAGTGACCCTAGCTGGCAAGCGATTAGCCACAGGCAATGACTTTGACGAGAATACCGGGCAAATCATTGCAGGGCGAGATGTGGTTCTGCTGAATGAAGCAGAGACCCTGGCTTTACAAGCTCGTCTGACCGATAAAACCTGGTCTGTTGCGGGGGTGGATGAGCGCCCGTCTACTCGTAAGCCTGCGCCTCCCTTTATTACCTCTACCCTGCAGCAGGAAGCCAACAGAAAGCTGAGACTATCGGCGCGGGAAACCATGCGGGTGGCCCAGAGCCTGTATGAAAAGGGATTTATTACCTATATGCGAACGGATTCGGTGAATCTGTCGCAGCAGGCCATTGCGGCTGCTCGGAGCTGCGTGGAAGACCTCTACGGGAAAAACTACCTGAGTCCTGAGCCGAGGCAGTATAAGACGAAAAGCAAGGGGGCTCAAGAAGCTCATGAAGCGATTCGTCCGGCTGGACAAACCTTCCGCACCCCTAAAGAGACGGGTTTACAGGGCGCAGAAAGTAAACTTTATGACCTAATCTGGAAGCGCACCGTCGCTACCCAAATGGCTGAGGCGCGTCAAACCCACATTACGGTTCATCTAGAAGTTGAAGATGCTGGGTTCCGCTCGACGGGTAAGCGCATTGATTTTCCTGGATTTTCCCGGGCCTATGTAGAAGGGTCCGATGATCCCGATGCCGCATTAGATGATCAAGAGGTGTTGCTCCCTTCCCTGAAGCAAGGGGATACACCGGAGTGTACAGAGCTGTCTCCCATTGGCCATGAGACCCAGCCACCTGCCCGGTTTACGGAAGCATCTCTGGTGAAAACGCTGGAGAAGGAAGGGATTGGCCGTCCCAGTACCTATGCCAGTGTAATCGGCACGATTATTGACCGGGGCTATGCTCAGCGTCAGGCTAATGCTTTGGTGCCCACCTTTACCGCCTTTGCTGTCACCGCTTTGTTGGAGCAGCATTTCCCAGATTTAGTGGATCTCAGCTTTACGGCGCGCATGGAGCGCAGATTGGATGGCATCTCCACTGGTGAGGTAGAGTGGCTGCCATATCTAAGCGACTTTTATCTGGGAGATGAAGGTCTGGAAACTCTAGTCAAAACTCGGCAGGATCAGATTGATCCAGGTGAAGCTCGGACCATTGATCTGGATAATCTGGAAGCCAAAGTGAGAATTGGTCGCTTTGGTCCCTATATCGAGACGGAGCATGAGGAAAAACCCGTTAAGGCGTCTTTGCCCAAAGATATGACGCCAGCGGATTTGACACCAGAACAAATTGAGCAACTCCTTAAACAAAAACTGGAAGGTCCTGAGAAATTAGGCTTCCACCCCGAGAAAGGAGAGCCTATTTATATTCTGCTCGGTGCCTATGGGCCTTATGTGCAGTTAGGAGATGTGACCGAGGAAAATAAAAAGCCCAAACGAGCCTCTCTGCCCAAGGGGGTGCCGATGGAGTCGGTGACTTTAGATATGGCGGTCGAGTTATTGTCCTTGCCCCGATTGTTGGGCCAGCATCCGGATACGGGCTGCAAGGTGCAGGTGGGCCTGGGGCGGTTTGGCCCTTATGTGGTCCATGACCAAGGCAAAGAAGGCAAAGATTATCGGTCACTCAAGAAAGAAGATAATCTATTCACCATCTCGTTTGAGCGAGCCTTGGAATTACTGGCAATGCCCAAAGGCACTCGGGGACGTCGGGGGACGAAAAAAGCCTTAAAAGAACTGGGCAACCACCCGGAAGATGAAACGCCCGTCAATGTTTACGATGGCCCCTATGGCCCATATATTAAGCACAATAAGACAAATGTCTCCTTGCCAGAAGGGAAAAAAGTTGAAGACGTGACCTTGGAGATGGCTCTGCCGTTATTAGCTGAGAAAGCTTCAACAAAGGGTAAGAAAAAGACGAGTCGCGCTAAATCAACCACGAAGAAGAAAACCACTAAGAAGACTACTGCTAAGAAAACGACGACTAAAAAGACTGCAGCGAAAAAGACCACTGCTAAGAAAACGACCAAGTCATAG